In Flavobacterium lacustre, a genomic segment contains:
- a CDS encoding DUF1573 domain-containing protein, giving the protein MKKIITLAMLVALGAFTTTAQETTKKTKAATAKISTPKVNGAGMVFVNEVIDYGTIAHNADGKREFVFTNNGNKPLIITNAQGSCGCTVPTSPKEPIAPGAKGIIGVKYATDRVGAFTKTVTITSNAEGQPTKVLTIKGTVLADNASKS; this is encoded by the coding sequence ATGAAAAAAATAATAACGTTAGCAATGCTTGTTGCATTAGGTGCATTTACTACTACTGCGCAAGAAACTACTAAAAAAACAAAAGCAGCTACTGCTAAAATTTCAACTCCAAAAGTAAATGGTGCTGGAATGGTTTTCGTTAACGAAGTAATTGATTACGGAACTATTGCCCACAACGCTGATGGAAAACGTGAATTTGTTTTCACAAACAACGGTAACAAACCATTAATCATCACAAATGCTCAAGGTTCTTGTGGTTGCACAGTACCTACAAGTCCAAAAGAACCTATTGCACCTGGAGCAAAAGGAATAATTGGAGTAAAATATGCTACAGACAGAGTTGGTGCATTTACAAAAACGGTTACAATTACTTCAAACGCTGAAGGACAACCAACAAAAGTACTTACTATAAAAGGAACCGTTTTAGCAGACAATGCGTCAAAAAGCTAG
- a CDS encoding RNA methyltransferase, with the protein MRKLENSELDRKSIESFKKSEKTPLILVLDGIRSLHNIGSVFRTSDAFLIEKIYLCGITATPPNKEIHKTALGATETVAWEHHENVLEVIANLKNEGVTTLAIEQVESAIFLQDFKVDTKQKYALVFGNEVHGVSQEAVALCDGAIEIPQLGTKHSLNISVSAGIVVWDLFQKMNWPG; encoded by the coding sequence ATGAGAAAGCTAGAAAACAGCGAACTCGATAGAAAATCTATTGAATCTTTTAAAAAATCAGAAAAAACACCTCTTATTTTGGTGCTAGACGGCATTCGAAGTTTGCACAATATCGGATCTGTATTCAGAACTTCAGATGCTTTTTTGATTGAAAAAATATATCTCTGTGGCATCACGGCTACACCTCCAAACAAAGAAATTCACAAAACTGCTCTTGGCGCCACCGAAACTGTAGCTTGGGAACATCACGAGAATGTTCTTGAAGTTATAGCAAACTTAAAAAATGAAGGCGTCACAACACTTGCCATAGAACAAGTGGAGAGTGCAATTTTTCTTCAAGATTTTAAAGTCGATACTAAACAAAAATATGCTTTAGTTTTTGGTAATGAGGTGCATGGCGTATCACAAGAAGCAGTAGCACTTTGTGATGGTGCTATAGAAATTCCTCAATTGGGAACTAAACATTCCTTAAACATTTCGGTAAGTGCAGGCATTGTGGTTTGGGATTTATTTCAAAAAATGAATTGGCCTGGATAA
- a CDS encoding PG1828 family lipoprotein, whose amino-acid sequence MKKVFLSLAVVAVLTVVSCKKAEAPAEEVVAADTTAVVVDSAAVVADTAAVAVDSAAVAAPEAK is encoded by the coding sequence ATGAAAAAAGTATTTTTAAGTTTAGCTGTTGTTGCTGTTTTAACTGTTGTATCATGTAAAAAAGCTGAAGCTCCTGCTGAAGAAGTTGTAGCTGCTGACACTACTGCTGTAGTTGTTGATTCTGCTGCTGTTGTAGCTGATACTGCTGCTGTTGCTGTTGATTCTGCTGCTGTTGCTGCTCCAGAAGCTAAGTAA
- the galE gene encoding UDP-glucose 4-epimerase GalE: MKILVTGGLGFIGSHTVVELQNEGFEVIVVDNLSNTSLNVLDGIQNITGKVPAFEKLDLREKDKVQEFFKRHTDISGVIHFAASKAVGESVENPLLYYENNINALVYILQELQQKEEANFIFSSSCTVYGQAEKMPITEDASIQIAMSPYGNTKQIGEEIITDTAKVTNINAILLRYFNPIGSHPSAEIGELPIGVPQNLVPFITQTGFGLRKELSVYGDDYPTPDGTAVRDYIHVVDLAKAHVIALQRLLNKKNTAKVETFNLGTGTGSSVLEVIHTFEKVSGKKLPYKIVARREGDITSAYANTDKANNVLGWKAQSTLEQAMASAWKWEQKIRS, translated from the coding sequence ATGAAAATACTAGTAACAGGAGGTTTGGGTTTCATAGGATCTCATACCGTAGTAGAATTGCAAAATGAGGGTTTTGAGGTGATAGTTGTCGATAATCTTTCGAATACTTCTTTAAATGTTTTAGACGGAATTCAGAACATTACCGGAAAAGTTCCCGCTTTCGAAAAGTTAGATTTACGAGAGAAAGATAAAGTACAGGAGTTTTTCAAAAGGCATACAGATATTTCAGGTGTAATTCATTTTGCGGCTTCAAAAGCGGTTGGTGAAAGTGTAGAGAATCCATTGTTGTATTATGAAAATAATATTAATGCATTAGTGTATATTTTGCAGGAATTGCAGCAAAAAGAGGAAGCTAATTTCATTTTTAGTTCTTCGTGTACGGTCTACGGTCAAGCCGAAAAAATGCCAATTACCGAAGACGCTTCCATTCAAATTGCTATGTCTCCTTATGGAAACACCAAACAAATTGGAGAAGAAATCATAACAGATACTGCTAAAGTAACTAATATCAATGCCATTTTATTGCGTTATTTCAATCCTATTGGATCGCATCCTTCTGCCGAAATAGGGGAATTACCAATAGGTGTTCCGCAAAATTTAGTACCATTTATCACTCAAACCGGTTTTGGATTAAGAAAAGAATTATCGGTTTATGGAGATGATTATCCCACTCCGGACGGAACTGCTGTTCGTGACTACATTCATGTGGTTGATTTAGCCAAAGCGCATGTGATTGCTCTACAGCGTTTATTAAATAAAAAAAATACAGCCAAGGTAGAAACTTTTAATCTGGGAACAGGTACAGGAAGTTCAGTGCTGGAAGTAATCCATACTTTCGAAAAAGTAAGCGGCAAAAAATTACCGTATAAAATTGTAGCCCGTAGAGAAGGTGATATAACATCGGCTTACGCCAATACTGATAAGGCAAATAATGTCTTAGGTTGGAAAGCACAATCTACTCTGGAACAAGCCATGGCAAGTGCCTGGAAATGGGAACAGAAGATTCGAAGTTAG
- the mutS gene encoding DNA mismatch repair protein MutS, with amino-acid sequence MAAKDKVVKETPLMKQYNEIKRKYPDACLLFRVGDFYETFGEDAVRASKILGIVLTKRGAGSETETALAGFPHHSLNTYLPKLVKAGLRVAICDQLEDPKMTKTIVKRGVTELVTPGVSMNDEVLQSKTNNFLASVYFANKSIGISFLDVSTGEFLTAQGNAEYIDKLLQNFNPSEVLIPKNNKNDFRETFGDDYHSFYLEDWIYKEDYAFEVLTKHFETISLKGFGIEELKEGIIASGAILYYLSETQHNKVQHITAIQRIAEDAYVWMDRFTIRNLELYHSYNPNAVTLLDVIDKTLSPMGGRLLKRWLALPLKDSAKIQNRHQVVAYLKENQDVLKNIQKQIKQISDLERLISKIAAGKVSPREVIYLKESLDAIIPIKTLALESPQEAVKVIGDSLHSCELLREKIKTTLNQDAPVAIAKGNAIAKGINAELDDLRAISTSGKEFLEGIEKRESQLTGISSLKISFNNVFGYYIEVRNMHKDKVPAEWIRKQTLVNAERYITEELKEYETKILGAEEKIHKIEVELFEQLVSWIATYIKPVQMNANLVAQLDCLCSFTQLAIENKYVCPEIDDTFELEIKNGRHPVIEKQLPVGMPYIANDVFLDRETQQLIMITGPNMSGKSAILRQTALIVLLAQMGSFVPADSVRMGMVDKIFTRVGASDNISMGESTFMVEMNETASILNNISDRSLVLLDEIGRGTSTYDGISIAWAIAEFLHEHPSRPKTLFATHYHELNEMSESLPRIQNYNVAVKELKDTVLFIRKLVKGGSAHSFGIHVAKMAGMPQIVILKAQKLLKKLEKNHSSDALNGIKAAKDEMQMSFFNLDDPLLEEIKEEILNLDINTITPMEALMKLNEIKRMLTRK; translated from the coding sequence TTGGCAGCTAAAGATAAAGTAGTTAAGGAAACGCCTTTAATGAAGCAATATAATGAGATCAAAAGGAAGTATCCTGATGCTTGTTTGTTGTTTCGTGTGGGGGATTTTTATGAAACATTCGGTGAAGATGCGGTACGGGCCTCAAAAATATTAGGAATTGTATTAACGAAACGTGGAGCGGGTTCTGAAACCGAAACGGCTCTGGCGGGTTTTCCGCATCATTCCTTAAATACCTATTTGCCAAAGTTGGTTAAAGCAGGTCTTCGTGTAGCCATTTGTGATCAGCTTGAAGATCCAAAAATGACTAAAACCATCGTGAAACGAGGAGTGACCGAATTGGTGACGCCGGGGGTTTCTATGAATGATGAGGTTTTACAATCAAAAACCAATAACTTTTTAGCATCGGTTTATTTTGCCAATAAATCAATAGGAATTTCGTTTCTGGATGTTTCAACCGGAGAATTTCTTACGGCACAAGGAAACGCAGAATATATCGATAAATTATTGCAGAATTTTAATCCCAGTGAAGTCTTAATTCCTAAAAATAACAAGAATGATTTCAGGGAAACTTTCGGAGATGATTATCATAGTTTTTATTTAGAAGATTGGATTTATAAAGAAGATTATGCTTTTGAAGTTTTAACTAAGCATTTTGAAACCATTTCTCTAAAAGGATTTGGAATCGAAGAATTGAAAGAAGGAATAATTGCTTCGGGCGCTATTTTGTATTATTTGTCCGAAACGCAACATAATAAAGTACAGCACATCACGGCAATTCAACGTATTGCCGAAGATGCTTATGTTTGGATGGACCGTTTTACCATTCGAAATTTAGAATTATATCACAGTTATAATCCAAATGCAGTAACACTTTTGGATGTTATAGATAAAACGCTTTCGCCAATGGGTGGTCGTTTGTTGAAACGATGGTTGGCATTGCCATTGAAAGACAGTGCTAAAATCCAAAATCGCCATCAAGTAGTTGCGTATTTAAAAGAAAATCAAGACGTTTTAAAAAATATTCAAAAGCAAATCAAACAAATTTCAGATTTAGAACGGCTGATTTCCAAAATTGCTGCGGGTAAAGTTTCGCCAAGAGAAGTTATTTATTTGAAAGAATCACTAGATGCAATTATTCCAATAAAGACTTTGGCTTTAGAAAGTCCTCAAGAAGCTGTAAAAGTAATTGGCGACAGTTTGCACAGTTGTGAATTATTGCGAGAAAAAATCAAAACAACCTTAAATCAGGATGCACCTGTTGCTATTGCAAAAGGAAATGCGATTGCCAAAGGAATTAATGCGGAATTAGATGATTTGCGCGCTATATCTACTTCTGGAAAAGAATTCTTAGAAGGGATAGAAAAACGGGAGTCGCAATTAACGGGTATTTCTTCTTTGAAAATTTCTTTCAATAATGTTTTCGGGTATTACATTGAAGTTCGGAATATGCACAAAGACAAGGTTCCAGCCGAATGGATTCGAAAACAAACTTTGGTAAACGCAGAACGATATATTACTGAGGAATTAAAAGAATACGAAACGAAAATCCTTGGTGCCGAAGAAAAAATCCATAAAATAGAAGTAGAGCTGTTTGAACAATTAGTGAGTTGGATTGCAACTTACATAAAGCCGGTTCAAATGAATGCTAATTTAGTAGCGCAATTGGATTGTTTGTGTTCGTTTACGCAATTAGCAATAGAAAATAAATATGTTTGTCCGGAAATTGATGATACTTTCGAGCTCGAAATCAAAAACGGAAGGCATCCTGTTATCGAAAAGCAATTGCCTGTTGGAATGCCATATATTGCCAATGATGTTTTTTTAGACCGAGAAACGCAACAGCTTATAATGATTACTGGGCCTAATATGTCTGGAAAATCGGCTATTTTGCGTCAAACTGCACTAATCGTACTCTTGGCTCAAATGGGAAGTTTTGTTCCTGCAGACAGCGTTAGAATGGGAATGGTAGATAAAATATTCACCAGAGTTGGAGCGAGTGATAATATTTCGATGGGTGAGTCTACTTTTATGGTCGAAATGAATGAAACAGCTTCTATCTTGAATAATATTTCCGATCGAAGTTTAGTACTTTTAGATGAAATTGGAAGAGGAACCAGTACGTATGACGGAATCTCTATCGCCTGGGCAATTGCTGAGTTTTTGCATGAGCATCCTTCACGACCTAAAACCTTATTTGCCACGCATTATCATGAGCTGAACGAAATGAGCGAATCGTTACCTAGAATTCAGAATTATAATGTGGCTGTCAAAGAATTAAAAGATACAGTTCTTTTTATCAGGAAATTAGTAAAAGGAGGAAGTGCACATAGTTTTGGGATACATGTAGCGAAAATGGCTGGAATGCCCCAAATCGTAATCCTAAAAGCACAGAAACTATTAAAGAAACTGGAGAAAAATCATTCTAGTGATGCGTTAAATGGAATCAAAGCAGCCAAAGACGAAATGCAGATGAGTTTCTTTAATTTGGATGATCCTTTGTTGGAAGAAATCAAAGAGGAGATTTTAAACTTGGATATTAATACAATAACTCCAATGGAAGCCTTGATGAAATTGAACGAAATCAAAAGAATGTTAACCCGGAAATAA
- a CDS encoding DUF1508 domain-containing protein → MGAFVISKRFNDEYKFVFTSRKGKTIFTSLSYELKFECEESIERFKLSIETANFVKVKTSSGKYFFRLLLAEELFAVSRKYTTELRLQKGIKEIVQYASKSEILDFSEGGFVFPD, encoded by the coding sequence ATGGGCGCTTTTGTAATTAGTAAACGATTCAATGATGAGTATAAATTTGTGTTCACTTCCAGGAAAGGAAAAACGATATTTACAAGTTTGAGTTATGAACTTAAGTTTGAGTGTGAGGAAAGTATAGAGCGTTTTAAATTGAGTATCGAAACTGCAAATTTTGTAAAGGTTAAAACGTCAAGCGGGAAGTATTTTTTTAGGCTGCTTTTGGCTGAAGAGCTTTTTGCTGTAAGCAGGAAGTATACAACAGAATTACGTCTTCAAAAAGGGATAAAAGAGATTGTGCAATATGCTTCTAAATCGGAGATATTAGATTTTTCGGAAGGTGGTTTTGTGTTTCCGGACTAA
- a CDS encoding DegT/DnrJ/EryC1/StrS family aminotransferase, with the protein MKKIQMVDLKSQYDAIKETVNNSIQEVLDSNAYINGPQVHKFQKSLEEYLDVKHVIPCANGTDALQIAMMGLGLKPGDEVITADFTFAATVEVIALLQLRPVLVDVDLFNMNISIEGIKKAITPKTKAIVPIHLFGRAANMEAIMAIAKAHNLYVIEDNAQAIGANCRFSDGTKKKAGTIGHVGATSFFPSKNLGCYGDGGAIFTNDDALAHTIRGIVNHGMYERYHHDVVGVNSRLDSIQAAVLNAKLPLLDQYNKARQDAARKYTAAFQGHKNIIAPTICDVCDCHVFHQYTLRIINADRDGLMQHLLDKGIPCAIYYPIPLHLQKAYLDSRYKEEDFPVTNQLVKEVISLPMHTELEDEQIKFITDSVLEFLK; encoded by the coding sequence ATGAAAAAAATACAAATGGTTGACCTGAAAAGTCAATATGATGCAATAAAAGAAACCGTAAATAATTCTATTCAGGAAGTTTTAGATTCAAATGCTTACATCAATGGACCGCAAGTTCATAAATTTCAAAAATCATTAGAGGAATATCTTGATGTTAAACACGTAATTCCATGTGCAAACGGAACCGATGCGCTCCAGATTGCCATGATGGGATTGGGTTTGAAACCAGGTGATGAGGTAATCACTGCCGATTTTACTTTCGCTGCAACTGTTGAGGTGATTGCGTTATTGCAACTCAGGCCAGTTTTAGTTGATGTAGATTTATTCAATATGAATATCTCTATCGAAGGAATAAAAAAGGCGATTACGCCAAAAACAAAAGCAATTGTTCCTATACATTTGTTTGGTCGTGCAGCGAATATGGAGGCTATTATGGCTATCGCCAAAGCCCATAATTTATATGTAATTGAGGATAATGCACAAGCTATTGGTGCGAATTGCAGATTTTCGGATGGGACTAAAAAGAAAGCCGGAACGATTGGACACGTTGGAGCAACTTCATTTTTTCCTTCCAAAAATTTAGGTTGTTATGGTGATGGTGGTGCTATTTTTACAAATGACGATGCGTTGGCACATACTATTCGCGGTATAGTAAATCACGGAATGTACGAACGTTACCACCACGATGTTGTGGGTGTAAATTCACGTTTGGATAGTATTCAAGCCGCTGTTTTGAATGCTAAATTACCTTTATTAGATCAATATAACAAAGCAAGACAAGATGCTGCAAGAAAATATACAGCTGCTTTTCAAGGCCATAAAAATATAATTGCACCAACGATTTGTGATGTTTGTGATTGTCACGTTTTTCATCAATACACGTTGCGAATTATCAATGCTGACAGAGATGGTTTAATGCAACATTTGTTAGATAAAGGGATTCCATGTGCTATTTATTATCCAATTCCGTTGCATTTGCAAAAAGCATATTTAGATTCTCGTTATAAAGAAGAAGATTTTCCGGTAACAAATCAATTGGTGAAAGAAGTAATTTCGCTGCCAATGCACACTGAGTTAGAGGATGAGCAAATTAAATTCATAACAGACAGTGTTTTAGAATTTTTGAAATAA
- a CDS encoding 3-deoxy-D-manno-octulosonic acid transferase: MLFAYNIVVFIAGYLLKVVSVFSPKIKLFVAGRKEVFPILEQKIKPSDKTIWFHAASLGEYEQGLPVIEKIKEKYPSHKIIVSFFSPSGYEVRKNNTIADATVYLPLDSKKNAQEFLRLVHPDFVFFIKYEYWLHYLSELKKQNTPTYLISGIFRPNQMFFKWYGGFYRKALDTFTYFFVQNQNSKDLLLQLGKTNVAVSGDTRFDRVAAILEKDNSLEFISEFKNNTLTIVIGSSWPKDENLLIDFINTQNQPLKFIIAPHNIKPAQIEQLKNSITKKTVLFTEKENKNLNEYDVFIIDTIGILTKIYSYADIAYVGGGFGNPGVHNILEPATFGVPIVIGPNYSHFAEATALVNLKGCTVISNLKEMENAFLELIENDTIRAQKGLICSAFVQENRGATNTILKKI; the protein is encoded by the coding sequence ATGCTTTTTGCCTACAACATTGTCGTTTTTATAGCCGGATATTTACTAAAAGTCGTGTCTGTTTTTAGCCCAAAAATAAAACTTTTTGTAGCTGGACGAAAAGAAGTTTTCCCGATTTTAGAACAAAAAATAAAACCTTCGGATAAAACAATTTGGTTTCATGCCGCCTCTCTCGGCGAATATGAACAAGGCCTACCAGTCATCGAAAAAATTAAAGAAAAATATCCTTCCCATAAAATCATTGTCAGTTTTTTTTCTCCTTCGGGATATGAAGTTCGCAAAAACAACACCATAGCTGATGCAACAGTATACTTGCCTTTAGACTCCAAAAAAAATGCGCAGGAATTTTTGAGATTGGTCCATCCTGACTTTGTGTTTTTTATCAAATACGAATATTGGCTCCACTATTTAAGCGAACTCAAGAAACAAAATACACCAACCTATCTGATTTCGGGAATTTTTAGACCGAATCAAATGTTTTTCAAGTGGTACGGCGGCTTTTACAGAAAAGCATTGGATACATTCACCTATTTTTTTGTACAAAATCAAAATTCTAAAGACTTATTGTTACAACTTGGAAAAACAAATGTAGCCGTTTCCGGCGATACGCGTTTCGACAGAGTTGCAGCCATTTTAGAAAAAGACAATTCCTTAGAATTTATTTCGGAATTCAAGAATAACACACTAACAATTGTAATAGGGAGCTCATGGCCAAAAGACGAGAATTTATTAATTGATTTTATAAACACCCAAAATCAACCCCTAAAGTTTATAATCGCCCCGCACAATATAAAACCAGCTCAAATTGAGCAATTAAAAAACAGCATTACTAAAAAGACCGTTTTATTTACCGAAAAGGAAAATAAAAACCTGAACGAATATGACGTTTTCATCATTGATACCATCGGAATATTGACTAAAATCTACAGCTACGCAGATATCGCATACGTGGGTGGCGGTTTTGGAAATCCTGGCGTTCATAATATATTAGAACCCGCAACATTTGGCGTACCCATAGTTATTGGGCCAAACTATTCTCATTTTGCAGAAGCAACCGCCTTGGTCAATCTAAAAGGCTGCACGGTAATTTCAAATCTCAAAGAGATGGAAAATGCTTTCCTAGAATTAATTGAAAACGACACAATCAGAGCTCAAAAAGGACTAATCTGTAGTGCTTTTGTTCAAGAAAACCGAGGAGCTACAAACACCATCTTGAAAAAGATATAA